Genomic segment of Coffea arabica cultivar ET-39 chromosome 1e, Coffea Arabica ET-39 HiFi, whole genome shotgun sequence:
ctctatcTACGGGGAGGCTCAACGGGGGAGGATTAAAGGGTTAATTAGTTGAATTTTTACACTTGGAGAATGTATATTTGTTGTGCGACAAATGGCAATGCTTGTCTGTATGTAGATTGTATGAGATGATTGTGGCTACAATAGTGGTTTTTGTTGACTGATTCTTTTGTTTTATTCACAATTTCTGTAGGTTGTTTCTAGCGTACGACTGTAATATACTGTCATTGAAGTCATGGGCTTGAATTCTCCGGGGACTTCTTCAGAGAAGAAAAAGATGTTTGAAAGAGAAGAAACCACTATGGAAGCACAAGACCGAATAAGCCAATTACCTGATGCAATTCTGTGTCACATGCTCTCCCTTCTTCCGACTAAATTAGCAGCACAAACTGGGATTCTATCTAAACGATGGAAGGACGTTTGGCTTTCAATACCTGCTCTTGAATTTCAGATGCATCTACGGTCAAATTATGAGGGTGATATGAGTGCGTTTGATAGCTTTGCAAGGCCTAAAATTGAGAGTTTTGTGAATTTTCTGGATCGGCTTTTTGCTATTCGTGACACTTCATCCATTAAAAAGTTCAGATTGGTGTTTGATCATCCGGTTGATTCTAGATGCCTCAATAATTGGTTGTCTGCTTTGCATAATATTCAAGAACTTGATCTCGAATTATTGGTGCAAAGGGAATTCCCCTGGAGTCCTTTGGCGGATAAATTGCTGGAAATCTTGAAACTGAGTTGCATTAGTTTGCCCAACATCCCATCTTCTGTTTTTTTTCCACGTCTTAAGGTTCTTCATCTTCATTCAGCCACGTATGTGGATGATGCATCGGTTGAAAAGTTACTTTCTTCTTGTCCAGTCCTTGAGGATTTGCAGATATCAAGGTGGGAGTGGGATAACGTAAGCAATTTTGTGATTACAGTCCCTTCATTGAAAAGGTTGACTCTGGACTTTACTACACATGAGACGAACTTATATGATGACGATCATTATGAAGATGGTGTTGAGTACAAACTGATAATTACTGCACCAAATTTGGAGTATCTAAGCCTGATTGATTATATGTCAGATTCAATTCAGGTCAATTCCATGGCCAGAGTAACCGAATCACACCTTTCTGTCTGCAAAATCTTAGAATGTGATAATCGGACAGTGGAACAAACAAGTAATTATGAAAGCAATGTGCGTGAAATATTTCGAAGCATCCCAAATGTCAAGCACTTAACAATAGGCGATTTTACCACGAATGTAAGCCTTGACTAAAATTCCAATCCTGTTATTGCTTTGTAATTGTTATACCATCAATTGCTTTCTTGGTCACAACTTATGACTTGTCTTCATACATTTGCAGTCTTTGAGTGAATCTCTTGATAGCAGACTGCCAGTGTTTCAGAACTTGGTCCACCTGGAGATCAGTTTTCAACATGTGAATGGCGCTATACTACTGCCAAAATTGCTCAAAATCTCTCCTAAACTGGAAAGCCTAATCTTACCTCGGGTACTTTACATGAGAGACTTGCACAATTTTGATAGAAATATAGTGAGTGATGAGCAATCCTGAATCCTGATTTCTTCTAACCAAAAGTTGgtttcttttatatatatatatcttcaaTTTCAGGGGATTATCAGTCAAATTCTGTTTAGTTTTATTTCTGAGGAGAATCAATTTAAGCCTCCACAAGATGTACCTGAATGCCTGTTACTTAGCCTGAAAAATGTGGAAATTCGGCATATTACTGGCAGAGTAGAAGAAGAAGTGCAGCTGTTGATATATCTTTTGGAAAATGCAAGGGTTCTAGAGAAGATAACCATTTGGTATGAAGAATATTATGTTTCCGGTGGACCGATGGATACTACTAATTATCCAACTGTTCGCCGGATGGAGGATCGTTTATCCTTCACAGACGAATTGATGAACTGCACTAGGGGATCTGCTGCTTGTCAACTTGACATACAAATGCCTGAACTACAACTCTGAGCTCTGAACTTGCAACAGAATGTTGGCATTGTATTGTACACATCCGCGCTTGTTTCTTGTGCATTAGGAAGAAAGTGAAGAATCTGTGCGTAAATAAATACTTATAGTATTCGAATTTTATAGGTATCAGATTTATTTTTAAGATTATCCTACTCTAAATGACATTCGACTTATACAATAGATACAAACTAAATAATCACTCACCTATCTAACTTTAGAAATTCCCATATTTATATCCATCACTCAAACATGTATTTTTTAATATCTTTTTGCAAGTGAGCTCTTATTTTTGGATCACTTTATCCTCttgatattttaatttttctctatATAACACTCTTAGCCCTTTTTTTTCCTGTTAGTATTGTCTTCTATTAAAACAAATTAATACATAAATCTCCTCCCCAACTACTTTAAAGTGAAGGTCTAAGAACTGCCGCATGCTGTTTGAAGAACCCCCATGTTTTTAAACTCATATCGGACCGGGTGGTCCAATCGGTCAAATAAAAAATCGGCCGGGCATCTGGTCCGAGTCAACTTAAATAACAGCATTTTCAAAAGTTCagtcaaaatcattcaaagatCAGGTTTGACCAGGCACTAGTGAAACCGAAACCtggtttttccattttcatatattttgatgattttt
This window contains:
- the LOC113699178 gene encoding putative F-box/FBD/LRR-repeat protein At5g22670 isoform X2, which encodes MGLNSPGTSSEKKKMFEREETTMEAQDRISQLPDAILCHMLSLLPTKLAAQTGILSKRWKDVWLSIPALEFQMHLRSNYEGDMSAFDSFARPKIESFVNFLDRLFAIRDTSSIKKFRLVFDHPVDSRCLNNWLSALHNIQELDLELLVQREFPWSPLADKLLEILKLSCISLPNIPSSVFFPRLKVLHLHSATYVDDASVEKLLSSCPVLEDLQISRWEWDNVSNFVITVPSLKRLTLDFTTHETNLYDDDHYEDGVEYKLIITAPNLEYLSLIDYMSDSIQVNSMARVTESHLSVCKILECDNRTVEQTSNYESNVREIFRSIPNVKHLTIGDFTTNSLSESLDSRLPVFQNLVHLEISFQHVNGAILLPKLLKISPKLESLILPRGIISQILFSFISEENQFKPPQDVPECLLLSLKNVEIRHITGRVEEEVQLLIYLLENARVLEKITIWYEEYYVSGGPMDTTNYPTVRRMEDRLSFTDELMNCTRGSAACQLDIQMPELQL